In Patescibacteria group bacterium, the following proteins share a genomic window:
- a CDS encoding site-specific DNA-methyltransferase, producing MSLVTIPEASKWASDFLEKEVLPTNISYLVQYGKVKKHGENGSTMVDLNDLKEYYASYNGNREVSWKKNLGNDLNWTLSFDNLREVDTTKHVHRLHPYKGKYIPQLVEYFIDNHTDDFKKEAYFKAGDIILDPFLGSGTTIIQSLEMGIHSVGIDVSEFNCMISSCKATHYDDEYLQKAIKKLITSLDSFEHDNKIQDFENELLGELAKFNLIHFPGSDFKYKINQGKFDEKKFSIEKEREFLPIYQKLVKKYSIKLKQDKSGSFLDIWFMDNVRREIDHVFQTIKQEKDVKARKMLALILSRTIRSCRATTHSDLATLKEPQLTTYYCYKHKKICKPLFSITSMLNRYALDTLSRIREFKRLRKPVHYSVLTGDSRAVNIFEKIEKQNPEFSKILKKQKIAGIFCSPPYVGQIDYHEQHAYAYDLLGFKRKDDLEIGPLYKGQGMEARRSYAQGIADVLNNCKEYLKADFDIFLVANDKYNLYPEIAEKAGMKIVNQFKRPVLNRTERDRNPYSEIIFHFKTK from the coding sequence ATGTCACTAGTAACTATCCCCGAAGCATCAAAATGGGCATCAGATTTTCTTGAAAAAGAAGTTTTGCCGACAAATATTTCTTATCTCGTCCAATATGGAAAAGTAAAAAAACACGGAGAGAACGGCTCGACCATGGTTGATTTAAATGATTTAAAAGAATATTACGCTTCATATAACGGTAATCGCGAGGTAAGTTGGAAAAAAAATCTAGGCAATGACTTAAACTGGACTCTTTCTTTTGATAATTTAAGAGAAGTAGATACTACAAAACATGTCCACCGACTCCACCCATACAAAGGGAAATACATTCCCCAGCTTGTTGAGTATTTTATAGATAATCACACTGATGATTTTAAAAAAGAAGCTTATTTCAAAGCCGGTGATATTATTCTTGATCCATTCTTAGGTTCCGGAACAACAATTATTCAGTCTTTAGAGATGGGTATTCATTCTGTTGGTATAGATGTCTCGGAATTTAACTGTATGATCTCAAGTTGTAAGGCAACCCATTATGATGACGAGTATTTACAAAAAGCGATTAAAAAATTGATTACTTCACTTGATTCTTTTGAGCATGATAATAAAATTCAGGATTTCGAAAATGAGCTTCTTGGAGAACTTGCTAAATTTAACCTTATACATTTTCCCGGTTCTGACTTCAAATACAAAATCAATCAAGGAAAATTTGATGAAAAGAAATTTTCTATCGAAAAAGAGCGTGAGTTTTTACCTATTTATCAGAAATTGGTCAAAAAATACTCAATCAAATTAAAACAGGATAAGTCAGGCTCTTTCCTTGATATTTGGTTTATGGATAATGTTCGCCGAGAGATAGACCACGTTTTTCAAACAATAAAACAAGAGAAAGATGTTAAGGCTAGAAAAATGCTCGCTCTTATTTTGAGTAGAACCATTAGATCATGCCGTGCAACTACACATAGCGACTTAGCAACTCTTAAAGAGCCACAACTCACAACTTACTATTGTTATAAGCACAAAAAAATCTGCAAGCCTCTTTTTTCTATAACAAGCATGCTCAATCGCTACGCGCTTGATACCTTGAGTAGAATTAGAGAATTTAAAAGATTGCGTAAGCCCGTCCATTATTCTGTATTAACTGGTGACTCAAGAGCTGTAAATATTTTTGAGAAAATAGAAAAACAGAACCCAGAGTTTTCTAAAATTCTAAAAAAGCAGAAAATAGCTGGTATTTTTTGTTCACCTCCATATGTCGGGCAAATTGATTACCACGAACAACACGCTTACGCATATGACCTTCTTGGATTTAAGCGCAAGGATGATTTAGAAATTGGTCCGCTTTATAAGGGGCAAGGAATGGAGGCTCGCCGGTCATATGCACAAGGAATTGCGGATGTCTTAAATAATTGCAAGGAATATCTCAAAGCGGATTTTGATATATTTCTTGTGGCAAATGATAAATATAATCTCTATCCAGAAATTGCGGAGAAAGCAGGAATGAAAATTGTGAATCAGTTTAAGCGACCAGTATTGAACCGTACGGAACGCGATCGAAATCCGTATTCAGAAATTATATTTCATTTTAAGACAAAATAA
- a CDS encoding TdeIII family type II restriction endonuclease: MALSKEQINSVEEVLKASLRNKFQNYKPEPASMPFHTRLLGKDRLALYSFIHSINTNFGTSIFEPVGLALAQKHFKMATSQATAGNQISSAAQTEIQKIIDGLITATSTPNKKEEIERIRKVCQTGEMIKVKPTKVDLMFESKDGAYFLFDIKTAKPNAGGFKEFKRTLLEWVAVVLANNPKADVNTFIAIPYNPYEPEPYTRWTMRGMLDLENELKVADEFWDFLGGKNTYKDLLDCFERVGIELRDEIDAYFKRFSKK, translated from the coding sequence ATGGCTTTATCTAAAGAACAAATAAATAGTGTTGAGGAAGTTTTGAAAGCAAGTCTGCGTAACAAGTTTCAAAACTATAAACCGGAACCGGCATCAATGCCTTTCCATACTCGCTTGCTCGGTAAAGACCGACTCGCTCTTTATTCTTTTATCCACTCTATCAATACAAATTTCGGAACGAGTATTTTTGAGCCGGTTGGTCTTGCTTTAGCGCAAAAGCATTTTAAAATGGCTACCTCGCAAGCTACAGCTGGAAATCAAATCAGTAGCGCCGCACAGACTGAAATCCAAAAGATTATTGATGGTCTTATTACGGCAACAAGCACTCCAAATAAAAAAGAAGAAATTGAGAGAATACGAAAAGTTTGTCAAACCGGTGAGATGATTAAAGTAAAACCTACAAAGGTTGATTTAATGTTTGAATCAAAAGACGGTGCATATTTCTTGTTTGATATTAAAACAGCAAAACCAAATGCTGGCGGTTTTAAAGAGTTTAAACGCACACTACTGGAATGGGTCGCTGTTGTTTTAGCAAACAATCCTAAGGCGGATGTAAATACTTTTATAGCAATTCCATACAATCCCTACGAACCAGAACCATATACCCGCTGGACAATGCGGGGAATGCTCGATCTTGAAAATGAGCTTAAAGTAGCAGACGAGTTTTGGGATTTTCTTGGTGGTAAAAATACCTACAAGGATTTACTCGACTGCTTTGAGAGAGTTGGTATTGAGCTTCGAGATGAAATCGATGCCTACTTTAAGCGTTTTAGCAAGAAATAG